A genomic window from Tolypothrix sp. PCC 7910 includes:
- the psaB gene encoding photosystem I core protein PsaB, producing MAKKFPKFSQDLAQDPTTRRIWYAMAQGNDFESHDGMTEENLYQKIFATHFGHVAIIFLWASSLLFHVAWQGNFEQWIKDPLHIRPIAHAIWDPHFGKAAVDAFTQGGASNPVNIAYSGVYHWWYTIGMRTNNDLYMGSVFLLLLAALFLFAGWLHLQPKYRPSLAWFKSAEPRLNHHLAGLFGVSSLAWAGHLIHVAIPESRGVHVGWRNFLTTLPHPAGLTPLWTGNWGVYAQNADTPGHLFGTSQGAGTAILTFLGGFHPQTESLWLTDMAHHHLAIAVIFIIAGHQYRTNFGLGHSIKEMLNSRKFFGIETEGQFNLPHHGLYDTYNNSLHFQLSIHLAALGTAASLVAQHMYSLPPYTFMAKDYTTQAALYTHHQYIAGFLMIGAFAHAGIFWIRDYDPEQNRGNVLDRVLQHKEAIISHLSWVSLFLGFHTLGLYVHNDVVVAFGTPEKQILIEPVFAQFVQSAHGKALYGMNALLSNPDSIAYTAWPNYGNVWLSGWLSAINSGTNSLFLTIGPGDFLVHHAIALGLHTTTLICVKGALDARGTKLMPDKKDFGFTFPCDGPGRGGTCQTSSWEQSFFLATFWMLNLLGWLTFYWHWKHLGIWQGNVAQFNENSTYLMGWFRDYLWANSAQVINGYNPYGVNNQSVWDWMFLFGHLVWATGFMFLIAWRGYWQELIETLVWAHERTPLANLVRWKDKPVALSIVQGWLVGLAHFTVGYILTFAAFLISSTAGKFG from the coding sequence ATGGCAAAAAAATTTCCTAAATTTAGCCAGGATCTCGCCCAAGATCCGACTACGCGTCGGATATGGTATGCGATGGCTCAGGGCAATGACTTTGAAAGCCATGATGGTATGACTGAGGAAAATCTTTACCAAAAGATTTTCGCGACTCACTTCGGTCATGTGGCAATCATATTTCTATGGGCTTCCAGCCTCCTGTTCCACGTAGCCTGGCAAGGTAACTTTGAACAGTGGATTAAAGATCCGCTGCATATCCGCCCGATCGCTCATGCGATTTGGGACCCACATTTTGGTAAGGCTGCAGTTGATGCGTTTACCCAAGGTGGTGCTAGCAATCCAGTAAACATTGCTTATTCTGGGGTATACCACTGGTGGTATACCATCGGGATGCGGACAAACAATGACCTATATATGGGGTCAGTGTTTTTGCTGTTATTAGCAGCATTATTTTTGTTTGCTGGCTGGTTACATTTACAACCCAAGTATCGTCCTAGCCTTGCTTGGTTTAAGAGTGCTGAACCTCGCCTCAATCACCACTTGGCTGGTTTGTTTGGTGTGAGTTCTTTGGCTTGGGCTGGTCACTTAATTCACGTTGCAATTCCCGAATCTCGCGGTGTTCATGTTGGTTGGAGAAATTTCCTCACCACCTTGCCTCACCCTGCAGGTTTGACACCTTTGTGGACAGGTAACTGGGGTGTCTATGCTCAAAATGCCGATACACCAGGGCATTTATTCGGTACATCCCAAGGTGCAGGGACTGCAATATTGACTTTTTTAGGTGGCTTCCACCCACAGACAGAATCATTGTGGTTGACTGATATGGCTCATCACCATTTAGCGATCGCTGTGATTTTCATCATCGCCGGACACCAGTACAGAACTAACTTCGGGCTGGGTCACAGCATCAAAGAGATGCTTAACTCCAGAAAATTCTTCGGTATCGAAACTGAAGGACAGTTTAACCTGCCACACCACGGGCTATACGACACCTACAACAACTCGCTGCACTTTCAGCTGTCTATTCACTTAGCAGCGCTAGGTACAGCCGCTTCGTTGGTGGCGCAGCATATGTACTCCCTGCCTCCGTACACCTTCATGGCGAAGGACTACACAACGCAGGCAGCGCTGTACACCCATCACCAGTATATTGCTGGGTTCTTGATGATTGGTGCTTTCGCCCATGCGGGCATTTTCTGGATACGAGATTACGACCCAGAACAAAACAGAGGTAATGTCCTCGATCGCGTACTCCAGCATAAAGAGGCGATTATCTCCCACCTCAGTTGGGTATCGTTATTCTTGGGCTTCCATACCCTTGGTTTGTACGTCCATAACGATGTTGTAGTTGCCTTTGGTACTCCAGAAAAGCAAATTCTGATTGAGCCAGTGTTCGCTCAGTTTGTGCAATCAGCGCATGGTAAAGCGCTCTATGGCATGAACGCCTTACTATCTAACCCAGATAGTATTGCTTATACAGCTTGGCCAAACTACGGTAACGTCTGGTTATCAGGATGGTTGAGTGCGATTAACTCCGGTACTAACTCCCTGTTTTTAACCATCGGGCCTGGCGATTTCTTGGTTCACCATGCGATCGCTCTCGGTTTGCACACCACTACTCTAATTTGTGTTAAGGGTGCGTTGGATGCGCGCGGTACCAAGCTGATGCCCGATAAAAAGGACTTCGGTTTTACCTTCCCCTGTGATGGCCCCGGTCGTGGCGGTACTTGTCAAACCTCCTCTTGGGAGCAATCCTTCTTCTTAGCTACATTCTGGATGTTGAACCTGCTAGGCTGGCTAACATTCTACTGGCACTGGAAGCATCTCGGAATTTGGCAAGGTAACGTTGCTCAGTTCAACGAAAACTCAACTTACCTCATGGGCTGGTTCCGTGACTACCTCTGGGCTAACTCTGCTCAGGTAATTAACGGGTACAACCCCTACGGTGTGAATAACCAGTCTGTTTGGGATTGGATGTTCCTCTTTGGACATCTTGTTTGGGCGACCGGTTTCATGTTCCTCATCGCCTGGAGAGGTTACTGGCAAGAGTTGATTGAAACTCTAGTATGGGCACACGAACGTACTCCACTCGCTAACCTAGTGCGCTGGAAAGATAAGCCTGTTGCCCTTTCCATTGTCCAAGGTTGGTTAGTTGGTCTAGCTCACTTCACCGTTGGCTATATCCTTACCTTTGCAGCATTCCTGATATCTTCAACTGCTGGTAAATTTGGCTAA
- the psb34 gene encoding photosystem II assembly protein Psb34, with product MYTNSNREKILNKYSTEPQIYAAYPDPEKQRRYALKAGFATLLVSALILVSLVLS from the coding sequence ATGTATACAAACAGCAATAGAGAAAAAATATTAAATAAATACTCTACTGAACCCCAAATCTACGCTGCTTACCCAGATCCAGAGAAACAACGCCGCTACGCACTAAAAGCAGGATTCGCTACATTGCTTGTCAGTGCCTTAATATTAGTATCTTTGGTTCTTAGCTAA
- a CDS encoding transposase domain-containing protein translates to MTLRVQILKDKLSQSLGLPFQELLPESAIKQAISELKIKYKKRLFDPIITLWAFLSQVLDTDKSCHNAVSKIIAHLAEEEVEIPSSDTSGYCQARARLPEKLLEKLFNSSAKNLEEQMTEDHLWYGRNIKVIDGSTVSMPDTVENQKEYPQPSSQKPGCGFPIAKIGVIFSLVTGAAVALCIDVLNTHDIKLARKLYSFLKPNFIDKLEAVTLQKRRRIYRTLLKVIVHKPVPDRPARTEPRARKRRPKAYPSMTKPRHELRKQLQTA, encoded by the coding sequence GTGACACTAAGAGTACAAATTCTCAAGGATAAATTGAGTCAAAGTTTAGGACTGCCTTTTCAAGAATTATTGCCAGAATCTGCAATTAAACAAGCAATTTCGGAGTTGAAAATTAAATATAAAAAGCGATTATTTGACCCAATAATAACGTTGTGGGCATTTTTATCGCAAGTACTGGACACTGACAAAAGTTGCCACAATGCTGTGAGTAAAATAATTGCACATCTAGCAGAAGAAGAGGTAGAGATTCCTTCAAGTGATACAAGTGGATACTGCCAAGCCAGAGCAAGGCTTCCAGAGAAATTATTAGAAAAACTGTTCAACTCCTCAGCAAAAAATCTAGAAGAGCAAATGACAGAAGACCATTTATGGTATGGCCGCAACATCAAAGTAATAGATGGGTCAACAGTGTCTATGCCGGACACAGTAGAAAACCAAAAAGAATATCCTCAACCAAGTAGTCAAAAGCCCGGATGTGGGTTTCCAATTGCCAAAATCGGTGTGATATTCAGTTTAGTGACGGGAGCCGCCGTTGCTTTGTGCATAGATGTTCTGAACACTCATGATATTAAATTAGCAAGAAAACTGTACAGTTTTCTTAAACCCAATTTTATTGATAAATTAGAGGCGGTTACTCTTCAAAAACGTCGGCGAATTTACCGCACTTTGCTAAAAGTTATTGTTCACAAACCAGTTCCTGACCGCCCCGCCAGAACTGAGCCACGCGCCAGAAAACGTCGTCCGAAAGCTTACCCTTCAATGACCAAGCCCCGGCATGAATTACGTAAACAATTACAAACTGCTTAA
- a CDS encoding ShlB/FhaC/HecB family hemolysin secretion/activation protein: protein MQNKCVFFSQKIFISNYLLKPLTFSFVIAAVLGNYQHTYAQTANPQTLPPGRVEEVPVTPLPADVLPQPPESNPILPPPQLPEQSTPSQDDPNAKFRVDRIEVVGSTVFKPEQFAAITAPFVGKELSFAELLQIKEAITKLYTDNGYVTTGALITPQTVEAGVIKIQVIEGSLQEIKISGNRRLRSQYIRDRIQLGAGTPLNVPRLIEKLQLLRLDPRIQNLSAELQMGVTPGSNILQVEVQEADTFSLTASLDNGRSPSVGSFRRGIDLQEANLLGLGDTLSIGYANTDGSNTVNLNYTLPINAHNGTLSFGLNKGWNTVIEEPFSVLDIQSNTTSYEFGYRQPLVQKPSQELAVGVSFSRQESQTELGIDNIGPFKLSPGADAQGRTNISAFRFFQEYTQRTTSQVFAARSQFSLGVDWFGANVNDNEPDSRFFSWRGQAQWVRQLAPDTLFLARGDLQLAADSLVPLEQFGLGGQLSVRGYRQDTLLTDNGVLFSAEFRLPILRAPKLGGVLQLTPFIDVGKGWNVKGSDPSPSTLVGTGLGLLWKQNNNFSARIDWGIPLTSVEGEKRSLQENGLYFSVQYSPF, encoded by the coding sequence ATGCAGAATAAATGTGTTTTTTTCAGCCAAAAAATATTCATATCAAATTATTTATTAAAACCTCTAACTTTCAGCTTTGTTATAGCAGCAGTGTTGGGTAACTATCAGCATACCTATGCCCAAACAGCTAATCCTCAAACTTTACCACCTGGGAGAGTAGAAGAAGTTCCGGTGACACCGTTACCTGCGGATGTGCTACCGCAACCACCGGAATCCAATCCTATACTACCTCCGCCACAATTACCAGAGCAGTCAACTCCTTCTCAAGATGATCCCAATGCTAAGTTTCGAGTAGATCGCATTGAAGTAGTTGGGAGTACAGTTTTCAAACCAGAACAGTTTGCTGCGATTACAGCTCCTTTTGTAGGTAAGGAACTCAGTTTTGCAGAGTTGTTACAAATTAAAGAAGCAATTACCAAGCTGTACACCGATAACGGTTATGTCACTACAGGCGCATTGATTACACCGCAGACAGTAGAAGCTGGGGTAATCAAAATTCAGGTGATTGAAGGTAGCCTTCAAGAAATCAAGATTAGTGGTAATCGGCGATTGCGTAGTCAATATATTCGCGATCGCATTCAACTTGGTGCAGGAACTCCCTTGAACGTGCCGCGCTTAATCGAAAAGTTGCAACTACTCCGCCTCGATCCGCGTATTCAAAACCTCTCTGCTGAGTTACAGATGGGGGTAACTCCAGGAAGCAATATATTACAAGTCGAAGTCCAAGAAGCCGACACCTTTAGCCTCACAGCATCTCTAGATAATGGGCGATCGCCTAGTGTAGGTAGTTTTCGCCGGGGTATAGATTTACAAGAAGCTAATTTACTCGGTTTAGGCGACACTCTCAGTATCGGATACGCTAATACCGATGGTAGTAATACAGTCAATCTCAATTATACCCTGCCGATTAATGCCCATAATGGCACACTCTCTTTCGGCCTCAACAAAGGTTGGAACACAGTAATTGAAGAACCATTCAGCGTCCTTGATATTCAATCGAATACCACATCTTACGAATTTGGCTATCGACAACCATTAGTGCAAAAACCTTCCCAGGAATTAGCGGTGGGTGTGTCGTTCTCGCGTCAAGAAAGCCAAACTGAGTTAGGTATCGATAATATTGGGCCGTTTAAACTTTCACCCGGCGCAGATGCTCAAGGAAGAACCAATATTTCTGCCTTCCGCTTTTTTCAGGAATATACCCAACGTACTACCAGCCAAGTTTTTGCCGCGCGATCGCAATTTAGTTTGGGTGTAGATTGGTTTGGTGCCAATGTTAACGATAACGAACCAGATAGCCGCTTTTTCTCTTGGCGAGGACAGGCGCAGTGGGTACGGCAATTGGCACCAGATACCCTATTTTTAGCAAGGGGCGATTTACAACTAGCAGCAGATTCCCTCGTACCTCTAGAGCAATTTGGTCTGGGTGGACAATTAAGTGTGCGAGGCTATCGCCAAGATACATTACTTACAGATAATGGCGTGTTATTCTCAGCAGAATTTCGGTTACCGATTTTGCGTGCGCCAAAATTGGGGGGAGTACTACAGCTGACACCCTTCATTGATGTGGGTAAAGGTTGGAATGTTAAGGGTAGCGATCCCTCACCAAGTACTTTGGTAGGTACTGGTTTAGGGCTGCTATGGAAGCAAAACAATAACTTCTCAGCCCGTATAGATTGGGGTATTCCCTTGACATCAGTAGAAGGGGAAAAGCGTAGTCTCCAAGAAAATGGTTTGTATTTCTCAGTGCAATATTCGCCATTTTGA
- a CDS encoding S-layer family protein: protein MAQVKSDGSTNTIVNSNNNNFIILNGLDKGNNLFHSFSNFSVPTGGSATFDLVNTPNTTNIFSRVTGSNISTIDGLISTVHGNNPVSLFLMNPNGILFGPNAKLNISGSFLGTTANTIKFADGTEFSAVNLTEKPLLTMNVPIGLQFGQNSGKIALQGTGHHLTSQNPLISPYVPTVLEGNLAVTSGQTLALLGSSIDLNGGILVAPQGRVELGGVTEGEVTLNGVSQGFNLDYQNISKFGDINLAGRSLVNVNGINAGSIQVQGRKVSLTDGSVLWVQNRGIQKAGDIQVFASDTLKLSGATNDLKIRTSMINETVSSGMSGNISVVTPNLSVNNGAVVANRNYKSVDSGYINITTSNLNVNGYISTDPSVYAAIGTLTFSTGKAGDVKVTTQNLSVLDGAYLGSTTFGLGTSGAVTIDADSVNVIGATPISIASVIANTSIGNGGNAGKLRLNTRTLTIKESGSVTTASLGVGNAGDLTVNATESINISGRSPSITYGSNISSTVSSLSADYYTQLSNVSKIPRGSSGQVTVNTPILKISDEARINTGNYGIGNAGALNINTEMVELKKGFLASFTASGQGGDMNIHTNALILRDQSLIIGTALGSGDGGNIMINSPVIVGFNNSDIMANAVTGRGGNIQITTQGIFGLKFRSQLTPENDITASSQFGVNGTVQINNIGIDPNSGLVELPANVTDSSQQIASGCSNTNGSSFVATGRGGVPQNPMQEVRSDRTWSDTRDISAFRQTQTLQAQRPQPSKLLLQATSWHRRADGKIEIVAASTGNVQPSLTCAAVRNSQFPNF, encoded by the coding sequence ATGGCTCAGGTAAAATCTGATGGTAGTACTAACACTATTGTTAACTCTAATAACAATAATTTTATTATTCTCAATGGACTAGACAAGGGTAATAATTTATTTCACAGCTTTAGTAATTTCTCAGTGCCTACAGGTGGTTCAGCAACTTTTGATTTAGTAAATACACCAAATACTACAAACATATTTAGTCGAGTTACAGGTAGTAATATTTCTACTATTGATGGGTTAATTAGCACAGTTCATGGCAATAATCCAGTTAGTTTATTTTTAATGAATCCGAATGGTATTTTATTTGGCCCAAATGCCAAGTTGAATATTAGCGGCTCATTTTTAGGGACAACGGCGAATACTATTAAGTTTGCAGATGGCACAGAATTTAGCGCTGTGAATTTAACTGAGAAGCCATTATTAACTATGAATGTACCGATAGGCTTGCAGTTTGGTCAAAACTCAGGAAAAATTGCTTTACAAGGAACTGGACATCATCTCACCTCTCAAAATCCGCTGATTAGTCCCTATGTTCCTACGGTATTGGAGGGTAATTTAGCTGTGACATCGGGACAAACATTAGCACTTTTGGGTTCTTCTATTGACCTTAATGGTGGGATTTTGGTTGCTCCCCAGGGACGAGTTGAACTTGGTGGTGTAACTGAAGGTGAAGTTACACTCAATGGAGTCAGTCAAGGGTTTAACCTGGATTATCAAAACATTTCTAAATTTGGTGATATTAATCTTGCAGGGCGATCGCTTGTGAATGTTAATGGTATAAATGCGGGTTCTATTCAAGTACAAGGTCGCAAAGTTAGCCTTACAGATGGCTCTGTATTATGGGTGCAAAACCGAGGAATTCAAAAGGCTGGAGATATCCAGGTTTTCGCCTCTGATACGCTGAAATTGTCTGGTGCGACTAATGATCTGAAAATCCGTACCAGTATGATCAACGAAACTGTCAGCAGTGGTATGAGTGGGAATATTAGCGTTGTCACACCAAATTTAAGCGTTAACAACGGTGCGGTAGTTGCTAACCGTAATTATAAATCTGTCGATAGTGGTTATATCAACATCACAACCTCGAATTTGAATGTCAATGGTTACATTTCTACTGACCCTTCAGTCTATGCAGCAATTGGAACACTCACATTCTCTACAGGAAAAGCTGGTGATGTAAAAGTTACAACACAGAATTTATCTGTGTTAGATGGTGCTTATCTCGGTTCTACAACCTTTGGACTTGGTACGAGTGGTGCAGTTACAATTGATGCCGATAGTGTGAATGTCATTGGCGCAACTCCCATAAGTATTGCTAGTGTCATTGCTAACACGAGTATTGGTAATGGTGGTAATGCTGGGAAACTAAGACTCAATACTCGCACACTCACAATCAAGGAAAGCGGTAGTGTCACAACTGCCAGTCTTGGGGTAGGTAATGCAGGTGATTTGACTGTTAATGCGACGGAATCCATTAATATAAGTGGTCGATCACCAAGTATTACCTATGGTAGTAATATTTCTTCAACTGTTAGCTCTTTGAGCGCTGATTATTACACCCAATTATCAAATGTGAGTAAAATTCCCAGAGGCTCATCAGGACAGGTGACTGTCAATACTCCTATCCTCAAAATTAGTGACGAAGCCAGAATTAATACTGGTAACTATGGGATTGGGAATGCAGGCGCACTGAACATCAATACTGAAATGGTGGAGTTAAAGAAGGGCTTTTTAGCGAGTTTTACAGCTTCAGGACAAGGTGGTGATATGAATATCCACACAAACGCGCTCATTCTTCGAGATCAGAGTTTGATCATAGGAACTGCTTTAGGTTCAGGAGATGGCGGCAATATTATGATTAATTCGCCAGTGATTGTCGGATTTAACAACAGTGACATTATGGCTAACGCAGTCACAGGTCGCGGTGGTAACATTCAAATCACAACTCAAGGTATCTTTGGACTGAAGTTTCGCTCCCAACTTACTCCAGAAAATGACATTACAGCCAGTTCCCAATTTGGTGTTAACGGTACAGTACAAATCAATAATATTGGTATTGACCCCAACTCTGGTTTAGTAGAATTACCAGCAAATGTCACCGATTCATCGCAACAAATCGCTAGTGGCTGTTCTAATACAAATGGCAGTAGTTTTGTTGCCACAGGACGAGGTGGTGTACCGCAAAATCCGATGCAGGAAGTAAGAAGCGATCGCACTTGGTCAGATACTCGTGATATCTCTGCATTCAGACAAACACAAACTTTACAAGCTCAAAGACCCCAACCGTCAAAACTTCTTTTGCAAGCTACATCTTGGCATCGTCGTGCTGATGGCAAAATTGAAATAGTTGCTGCTTCAACTGGCAATGTACAACCATCTTTAACCTGTGCTGCTGTTCGGAATAGTCAATTTCCCAACTTTTAG
- a CDS encoding S-layer family protein, with the protein MVNTSRLIIRDGGFLGSNTLAQGSAGSVTINASDFIEVSGRASGSITSSRIASTSEILDPVFQAIYGLPAILSGDAGALTINTPSLRVTDSGLITVKNDGPSKAGDLQINAKAILLNNQGSISASTASGNGGNIHLNLQDYLLMRHGSLISATSAGTGNGGNLSINSPAIVGLENSDITANAFQGRGGNINITTQGIFGLKYHNQLTSESDITASSQFGVNGTVDINNFGVDPNSGLVELPVNFTDSSQQIASGCTANTGSSFVATGRGGVPQNPAQEVRSDRTWSDTRDISAFRQTQALQSQILQSSKPLVQGTSWHRRADGKIEIVAALTGNVQPSLTCAAVPQI; encoded by the coding sequence GTGGTTAACACATCCAGATTAATTATTCGAGATGGAGGATTTCTGGGGTCTAACACTCTTGCTCAGGGTTCAGCTGGAAGTGTAACGATTAATGCTTCAGATTTTATCGAGGTGAGTGGTCGCGCATCTGGCTCAATCACATCAAGTCGCATTGCTTCCACCTCGGAAATTCTCGACCCCGTTTTTCAAGCCATTTATGGACTACCAGCCATTCTCTCTGGTGATGCGGGTGCTTTGACGATTAACACCCCATCATTACGGGTGACTGATAGTGGATTGATCACGGTGAAAAATGATGGCCCTAGCAAAGCTGGCGATTTACAGATTAATGCTAAGGCAATTCTTCTTAACAACCAAGGTAGCATCTCTGCATCAACCGCCTCTGGTAACGGAGGAAATATTCACTTGAATCTGCAAGATTACTTGCTGATGCGTCATGGTAGCTTAATTTCTGCCACTTCTGCGGGGACAGGTAATGGTGGTAATTTGTCGATTAACTCACCTGCAATCGTGGGATTAGAAAATAGTGATATCACTGCTAATGCTTTTCAAGGTCGTGGTGGCAATATTAACATCACTACCCAAGGTATTTTCGGACTAAAATATCACAACCAATTGACGAGCGAAAGCGATATTACTGCTAGTTCTCAATTTGGGGTGAATGGTACAGTTGATATTAATAATTTTGGTGTTGACCCCAATTCTGGTTTAGTGGAATTGCCAGTAAATTTTACTGATTCATCTCAACAAATTGCCAGTGGTTGTACTGCAAATACTGGTAGTAGTTTTGTCGCCACAGGACGGGGTGGTGTGCCACAAAATCCAGCGCAGGAAGTGAGGAGCGATCGCACTTGGTCTGATACTCGTGATATCTCTGCATTCAGACAAACACAAGCTTTACAATCCCAAATACTCCAATCGTCAAAACCTCTTGTGCAAGGTACATCTTGGCATCGTCGTGCTGATGGCAAAATTGAAATAGTTGCTGCTTTAACTGGCAACGTACAACCATCTTTAACCTGTGCTGCTGTTCCCCAAATTTAA
- a CDS encoding filamentous hemagglutinin N-terminal domain-containing protein: MRIIYKESNLWFQLLLTAFTTGYCTSGISSLALAQVASDGTTNTIVNPIGNDFTILNGINKGNNLFHSFANFSVPTGGLATFDLTNTPNITTIFSRVTGGNVSNIDGLISTIHGNNPVSLFLMNPAGIVFGKNASLNIGGSFVGTTANSIKFADGVEFSATNPGASPLLTMSMPIGLQLGQNPGEIAVQGSGHRITIGFFAPADRSNNPIGLQVGAGNTLALIGGAVNFSGGIVTTNGGGHLEVGSVSDGQVKLNSTTTGLVGDYSAVRQFNDINLAKQSLLDASGSGGSIQLQGRNISFTEGSGALLQNFGIQQPSQGITIKATGSINLSGNTSDGKLGSLIQIDNLGIKPTGDLSLFAAQLSLKDGANIHNWTFTPIPSGNITANVAGAIALEGFAPNNPLVSTSITAITLNSGKAGDINVSAGNLRILNSGSISTLSAGSGQAGILRFNVADLVEIAGNNPFTTLSSSVISSASNTGDSGSTFINTSRLVIQDSGILGSSTVASGAAGSVTVNASESVDVRGKASESILPARIASSAEILDPVTQAVLGLPAIPTGNAGSLSINTPLLRVTDGGFVTVKNDGPGKAGDLQINANSIFLNNQGNITASTASGNGGDVRLDLQDYLLMRHNSAISATAVGNGNGGNLSINSPIIVGLENSDIIANAVKGRGGNINITTQGIFGLQYRPQLTIENDITASSQFGVNGTVAINNFGVDPNSGLVQLPANITDPSKQIASGCSANTGSSFVATGRGGVPQNPAQEVRSDRTWSDIRDISAFHRTKHAQISQSPETLVQATSWRRNTQGKIELIADKSPTQVQITLSCAAVPQN, from the coding sequence ATGAGAATTATCTACAAAGAATCAAACCTTTGGTTTCAATTGTTGTTAACAGCATTTACCACAGGATATTGCACTTCAGGCATATCATCACTAGCCTTGGCTCAAGTGGCATCAGATGGCACAACTAACACTATTGTCAACCCAATAGGTAATGATTTTACTATTCTTAATGGTATTAATAAAGGTAATAATTTATTTCACAGTTTCGCTAATTTCTCTGTACCTACAGGAGGTTTAGCGACTTTTGATTTAACCAATACGCCAAATATTACAACTATATTTAGTCGGGTTACGGGTGGAAATGTTTCCAATATTGATGGGTTAATTAGCACTATTCATGGCAATAACCCAGTCAGTTTGTTTTTGATGAATCCAGCGGGAATTGTATTTGGTAAAAATGCCAGTTTAAATATTGGCGGCTCATTTGTGGGGACGACAGCGAATAGTATTAAGTTTGCCGATGGAGTAGAGTTTAGTGCGACTAATCCCGGAGCATCACCGCTATTGACGATGAGTATGCCAATCGGCTTACAGTTGGGTCAAAATCCAGGAGAGATTGCTGTGCAAGGGAGTGGACATCGCATCACCATCGGATTTTTTGCTCCCGCAGATCGCAGCAATAATCCCATCGGGTTACAAGTTGGGGCAGGCAATACGCTAGCACTGATTGGTGGAGCCGTGAACTTCTCTGGTGGCATTGTTACTACAAATGGGGGGGGACATCTAGAAGTTGGGAGTGTTAGCGATGGGCAAGTCAAACTTAACTCCACTACTACAGGGTTAGTTGGGGATTATTCAGCAGTCAGGCAATTCAACGATATTAATTTGGCAAAACAATCTTTGTTAGATGCCAGTGGTAGCGGTGGCTCAATCCAATTACAAGGACGGAATATTAGTTTTACAGAAGGTTCTGGTGCCTTGCTGCAAAATTTTGGTATACAACAACCTTCTCAGGGTATTACCATCAAGGCCACTGGGTCGATTAACCTAAGTGGAAATACATCCGATGGCAAATTAGGGAGCCTCATCCAAATCGATAATTTAGGCATCAAGCCAACGGGTGATCTCAGTCTCTTTGCCGCACAGTTATCTCTCAAAGATGGGGCAAACATCCATAACTGGACATTTACGCCAATACCCAGTGGCAATATTACAGCCAATGTTGCAGGTGCGATCGCACTCGAAGGCTTTGCCCCGAATAATCCTCTCGTTTCAACTTCAATCACAGCTATCACATTGAACTCCGGCAAAGCAGGTGATATTAACGTTTCAGCTGGCAACCTGAGAATTCTCAATAGCGGCAGTATTAGCACTCTATCCGCAGGCTCAGGGCAGGCAGGAATTTTACGATTCAATGTAGCCGATTTGGTTGAGATTGCTGGCAATAACCCCTTTACAACATTATCAAGTTCAGTAATTTCATCGGCTAGCAACACAGGAGATTCTGGTAGTACGTTCATCAACACATCTAGATTAGTGATTCAAGACAGTGGAATACTAGGGTCTAGCACGGTTGCATCAGGTGCAGCAGGTAGCGTGACAGTTAATGCTTCGGAATCTGTAGATGTTAGAGGCAAAGCCTCGGAATCGATTCTTCCTGCTCGCATTGCCTCAAGTGCCGAAATTCTCGATCCAGTTACTCAAGCTGTTCTTGGACTTCCTGCCATTCCTACCGGTAACGCAGGCTCCTTAAGCATCAACACCCCATTGTTACGTGTCACAGATGGGGGATTTGTCACTGTCAAAAATGATGGCCCCGGTAAAGCCGGAGATTTGCAGATTAATGCCAACTCAATTTTCCTCAACAATCAAGGCAACATCACTGCATCCACCGCTTCTGGTAATGGCGGAGATGTCAGATTAGACTTGCAAGATTATTTATTGATGCGTCACAATAGTGCCATTTCAGCTACTGCTGTGGGCAATGGGAATGGTGGTAATTTGTCAATTAACTCACCTATAATTGTTGGTTTAGAAAACAGCGATATCATTGCTAATGCAGTTAAAGGTCGTGGTGGCAATATCAACATTACTACTCAAGGTATTTTCGGTCTTCAATATCGTCCTCAACTGACAATAGAAAACGACATCACTGCCAGTTCCCAATTTGGGGTGAATGGTACAGTAGCTATTAACAATTTTGGTGTAGACCCCAATTCTGGTTTAGTGCAATTACCTGCAAATATCACTGACCCATCAAAGCAAATTGCTAGTGGCTGTTCTGCAAATACTGGTAGTAGTTTTGTCGCCACAGGACGGGGTGGTGTGCCACAAAATCCAGCGCAGGAAGTGAGGAGCGATCGCACCTGGTCAGATATCCGTGATATCTCTGCATTTCACAGAACAAAACACGCACAAATTTCTCAATCACCAGAAACACTTGTCCAAGCTACTTCCTGGCGACGTAATACCCAAGGCAAAATTGAGTTAATTGCCGATAAATCTCCCACTCAAGTACAAATAACTTTAAGCTGTGCTGCTGTACCTCAAAATTAA